A segment of the Agrobacterium tumefaciens genome:
CGTCAATGAAATTCCGCCGTCGCGTCGCGGCATTGCAATGGTGTTCCAGTCCTACGCGCTCTATCCGCACATGACTGTTTACGACAACATGGCCTTCGGTATGAAAATCGCCAAGGAAAGCAGGCAGGAGATCGACCGCCGCGTTCGCGCTGCTGCCGAAATCCTGCAGTTGACGCAATATCTGGAGCGGCTGCCGAAGGCGCTTTCGGGTGGCCAGCGTCAGCGTGTTGCTATCGGTCGCGCCATCTGCCGCAATCCGAAAGTCTTTCTGTTCGATGAGCCATTGTCGAACCTCGATGCTGCGCTTCGTGTTGCCACACGTATCGAGATTGCCAAGCTGTCGGAGCAGATGTCGGATACGACGATGATCTACGTCACCCACGATCAGGTGGAAGCGATGACGCTGGCGGATCGTATCGTCGTCCTCAATGCGGGTCGCGTCGAGCAGGTTGGCGCGCCACTTGAGCTATACGAAAATCCCGCCAATCTTTTCGTTGCGCGTTTCATCGGATCGCCTGCGATGAATATTCTCGCTGCAAAGGTCGCGGCGACAGGTGAGCGGACCACAATCGAATTGGCAGGCGGCAAGTCTCTTGCCATCAACGTTGCAACCGCTGCGTCGGAACAGGGCAAGGCTGCAAGCTTCGGCGTTCGTCCGGAAGATTTGAATGTCGTTACCGGTGACGACTATCTGTTCGAAGGCAAGGTCGCGATTGTCGAAGCACTTGGTGAGGTAACGCTGCTTTATCTCGAGGCGCCGAAGGGTCAGGAGCCGATCATCGTCAAATTGCCGGGCATTGTCGCGGTACAGAAAGGGGAAACGCTACGCTTCGCTGCCCCCCAGGCAAAGCTGCATCTCTTCGACGCTGACGGCAAAACCTACCGGACGTAAGCCGGAGCACTAGGATAAAACGAGGGGCCCGGAACAGCATCTGTTTCGGGCTCTTATTTTAGTGCGGGATATGCCGCGCCGATATGAATTGTTAAAGACTGCACGCTACTCTCTGAGCCATGAATTGCATACGGGGGTATGGAAGTTGCAAAGCGGTGCGAGCAGTTTCAAAAATAGCTATTTGAGCAAGGAAGAATCTTTCATGTATGACCGCGAAGGGCGGTTCCGCATGGAGGACACGATGAACGCGGCGCGCATCGAATACACCGAAAAGGCTGTCATGCACATGGCGGCACGTCGTTGTGATGTGATCCGTATTTCTCAGACGGAAGCAGTGCTCGCGCTGTTGACGCAGTATAATCTGCCGAACCAGTTTTACCTTGATATTCCCGACGCCCGTATCAGCAAGATCGGCTGCATGCTCTTGCGTGTTAACGCCAACAACACGATCCACGTCCGTTTCCTGCGCATGTTGGCGCAGAAGGAACTGGACCGTATTTTCGTATTCAGCACGCATCCAGCACACCGGGACCGCAAGCTCGATATCCGCTCTTTCTGAGCAACCCCGGACTACGAAGTGGCGCGCAACCATCACGGTTGCGCGTTTTGTATTTGAGGAACTGAAATCGGGCGACGTGCCGCCCTTTAAGTCAGGCTCTCAAGCACAATCTGCTTCAGCTTGACATCGGGAAGCTCGGCGAATGTCAGGTCGCTGCGGCCGAAATAGGATTTCTGGTTCATGGCCGACCAGTCGTTGCAGACGAGCTTGTAGCGCTGCTTCGCTTCAGGCTCTTCAGGCATCGCATAGAGATAGTCGCCGGTACGCTTGGAAAGCGCAATGTCGCCATCCTGATTGCAACGCGTGAGAATTTCCGCAAGAACGGTACCATCGACCTCTGTGACCATCAGCTTGCCGTCGAAACGCAGCGAGGCGTTGAAGTCGTAGCGACGAATGTCGCCCTTCGGCAGACCTGCACCGAACGAGGTATGGCCGAGAAAACCGATGTCCGAGCCCGTCTTCGTGGCAATGGCCATGGCGGCATGCCGTCCGGCCTGGTCGACCGTCAATGCCGCTGAAGATGTGCCAACGACCGTTTTTTCCTCGCCAGTCAAATGCTTTTCCAGCGTCTGTGTGATCAGTGCCCTGAGTGCGGGTGAAGCCGGAGCCGTGTCGTCGATGGCAATAGCCTCGATCGTCGGCGCTTTTCCGGGGTAACCGAATGTCGCAACGGTCATGGATGTGCACCAAGAACCGGTGTGGACATAGCGCGTGGCGTTCTCATCATGGACAAAGTTCAAGTGGTCGTGGCCACCGACGAGCAATGTCCCATCCGGCAAGGTTGGCAGGATATCGCGATCGGCAACGACGCCGGCGTGGCTGAGGATGATGTTGAACGCATCCTGCTTCACGATGGCTGGAAGGTTATTTCTTGCCCACGCTGTTGGCTCCGGAATATCCAGCGTGTCTCGTGTGGCCTTAGGGTAGGTGTTAAGCGCATTGGTCGCGACACCTGCTACGATTACCTTCTGTCCGCCGACACTTATATCGGCATGGGCTGGAGCGTAGGGAGCGCCGCTACGTTTATCGACGATGTTGCTGAGAACCGTAATGCCGAGTTCGCTGGCACGGCTGACGAAATGGGCCAGGTCGTTGTCAATGTCGGGCTCGTGGTTGCCGATGTTGATGACAGTCGGAGCAAGTTTTGCGAGCGCGGAGAGAAAGGCCCATTCGATTTCACCGGCCGAGCGCATTGCCACGGCGTTGCCGCTTTCAAACAGGTCGCCATTCAGCAGAATGATGTGCGGCGTCTTGTCTGAGGCAATACGGGTTTCGATCGCGGCAAGAAGCTGACCGATACGCTCATAGGCGGAGTGCAGGTCGGCAATCACGATGGCGCGCAACGCCGTTTCTTGCGCGACTGCGGACGTGACAGCGACCATCATTGGAAAGATGGCTGTCCCCGCCATCAGCTTCAGAACGTCGCGGCGCTTGCTGGAAAAAATCGTCATGTCGTGTCCCATTCCGTCCAGCCGCCTGATCATCTGCGGCCAGTTGAGGAGGGGACTATAGGGCAATCATCACAGTTGCATGACAAGTTTTTTGCTCCGGCCATGAAAGGCCGGAAGCAGGAGGATGATTGCTCGACTGAGAAAATGTCGGAAGCCGACGGCTTCCATCATGATCCCTTAGTGGAAGACGCTGGCGCCCTGGTCGGCAGGGCCGGCATTGCGGCGGAAGGTTGCGAACAGTTCGCGGCCCATACCCCATTCATTGCCGGAGAGGTCAGCTTGAGCCGGTTCGCGTTTCGCCAGTTCGGCGGCAGAAACCAGCACTTCCAGTGTGCCGGATACAGCATCAAGGCGGATGATATCGCCGTCGCGGATCAGCGAGATCGGGCCGCAGTCGGATGCTTCCGGTGTCACGTGGATGGCGGCAGGCACCTTTCCCGACGCGCCGGACATGCGGCCGTCGGTCACGAGCGCAACCTTGAAGCCGCGATCCTGAAGGACGCCGAGCGGCGGTGTCAGCCGATGCAGTTCAGGCATGCCGTTGGCTTTAGGACCCTGGAAGCGGACAACGGCGATAAAATCGCGCTCAAGCTTGCCTTCCTTGAAGGCGTCCTGAAGTTCCTGCTGGTCGTGGAAGACGATTGCCGGTGCCTCGATGATGTGGCGTTCCGGTTTTACGGCAGAAATCTTGATGACCGATTTGCCGATATTGCCGGTCAGCATCTTCAGACCGCCCGTTGACTGGAATGGCGTTTCGATGCTGGCGAGAACCTTCGGGTCGTGGCTCTGCTCTGGCGATGGCTGACGCGCCACCGCGCCATTTTCGCCGAGCTTCGCGTCAACGGTATAAGCCTCCAGGCCATGGCCGAAAACA
Coding sequences within it:
- the ugpC gene encoding sn-glycerol-3-phosphate ABC transporter ATP-binding protein UgpC, which encodes MTSLVLKDIRKSYGQVKVLHGIDLKIEQGEFVVFVGPSGCGKSTLLRMIAGLEEITGGEMFIDGQLVNEIPPSRRGIAMVFQSYALYPHMTVYDNMAFGMKIAKESRQEIDRRVRAAAEILQLTQYLERLPKALSGGQRQRVAIGRAICRNPKVFLFDEPLSNLDAALRVATRIEIAKLSEQMSDTTMIYVTHDQVEAMTLADRIVVLNAGRVEQVGAPLELYENPANLFVARFIGSPAMNILAAKVAATGERTTIELAGGKSLAINVATAASEQGKAASFGVRPEDLNVVTGDDYLFEGKVAIVEALGEVTLLYLEAPKGQEPIIVKLPGIVAVQKGETLRFAAPQAKLHLFDADGKTYRT
- a CDS encoding bifunctional metallophosphatase/5'-nucleotidase, coding for MTIFSSKRRDVLKLMAGTAIFPMMVAVTSAVAQETALRAIVIADLHSAYERIGQLLAAIETRIASDKTPHIILLNGDLFESGNAVAMRSAGEIEWAFLSALAKLAPTVINIGNHEPDIDNDLAHFVSRASELGITVLSNIVDKRSGAPYAPAHADISVGGQKVIVAGVATNALNTYPKATRDTLDIPEPTAWARNNLPAIVKQDAFNIILSHAGVVADRDILPTLPDGTLLVGGHDHLNFVHDENATRYVHTGSWCTSMTVATFGYPGKAPTIEAIAIDDTAPASPALRALITQTLEKHLTGEEKTVVGTSSAALTVDQAGRHAAMAIATKTGSDIGFLGHTSFGAGLPKGDIRRYDFNASLRFDGKLMVTEVDGTVLAEILTRCNQDGDIALSKRTGDYLYAMPEEPEAKQRYKLVCNDWSAMNQKSYFGRSDLTFAELPDVKLKQIVLESLT